A window of Photobacterium sp. GJ3 contains these coding sequences:
- a CDS encoding ABC transporter ATP-binding protein, with translation MDEILRIENLKQHFVSGKGILKKGYVIKAVDGVSFSLNRGETLGLVGESGCGKSTLGRTILKLFEPTDGKIIFEGQDITRLSARQMRPLRKDMQIVFQDPLESLNQRHTIGMILEEPFIIHRIGTPAERKQWVLELLNKVDLPASSVDRYPHEFSGGQRQRIGIARAIALKPKLLICDESVSALDVSVQAQILNLLLSLQKEMDLAVIFISHDLSVVKHVSDRVAVMYFGKIVEQGTAEAIYTAPQADYTRKLLSAIPITHPNQRQA, from the coding sequence ATGGACGAAATTTTACGTATTGAAAACCTGAAACAACATTTTGTTTCAGGGAAAGGGATTTTAAAGAAGGGGTATGTCATTAAAGCAGTTGATGGCGTGTCTTTTTCTTTAAATCGCGGGGAAACGCTCGGCCTGGTTGGTGAGTCCGGTTGTGGCAAAAGCACCCTTGGCCGGACCATTTTAAAGTTGTTTGAGCCAACAGACGGCAAGATTATTTTTGAGGGGCAAGACATTACCCGTTTGTCAGCCAGGCAAATGCGCCCTTTAAGAAAAGACATGCAGATTGTCTTCCAGGATCCGCTTGAATCACTGAATCAGCGTCATACCATTGGGATGATTCTGGAAGAGCCTTTCATTATTCATCGCATTGGCACCCCGGCTGAACGTAAGCAGTGGGTGCTGGAACTGCTGAATAAAGTCGATTTACCCGCTTCTTCAGTCGACAGATATCCGCATGAGTTTTCAGGAGGGCAGCGGCAACGTATCGGTATTGCCCGGGCAATCGCCTTGAAACCGAAGCTCCTCATCTGTGACGAGTCGGTTTCGGCACTGGATGTTTCGGTTCAGGCGCAGATTCTGAATCTGCTGTTGTCTTTACAAAAAGAGATGGATTTAGCGGTGATTTTTATTTCCCATGATCTATCGGTTGTGAAGCATGTTTCGGATCGGGTTGCTGTGATGTACTTTGGTAAAATTGTTGAACAGGGAACCGCGGAAGCGATCTATACAGCTCCCCAGGCTGATTACACCCGAAAGCTATTATCTGCCATTCCAATCACTCACCCGAACCAGCGACAAGCTTAA
- a CDS encoding class I SAM-dependent methyltransferase, translated as MKPARTIKHIDTPNAWSQLVQGEWAAQLLQAQLDEWWPRLFGYHLLKLGGLSCELVSGHCNIRHQVCIDRVNPLRNLEADPLALPFLEKSFDACVLAHQLDFCPDPHTLLREVDRVLVDDGYLLISGYNPLSLHGLRGLLPWNRKRAPWSGRMFMPMRVKDWLGVLNYEVVFHENLAILPPTRSPAFSAWAESMLSGSLSGVGGIYLIVARKRTFPLKPIKPSWKLRRQLTPISVNCRTQASEKRRG; from the coding sequence ATGAAGCCAGCCCGCACGATAAAACATATCGACACCCCCAACGCCTGGTCTCAGCTGGTCCAGGGAGAATGGGCGGCGCAGTTACTGCAGGCGCAGCTGGATGAGTGGTGGCCGAGATTGTTTGGCTACCATCTGCTGAAGCTCGGTGGCCTGAGCTGCGAACTTGTCAGTGGGCATTGTAACATCCGGCATCAGGTTTGTATTGACCGCGTTAATCCGCTTCGGAACCTGGAAGCCGATCCTCTGGCACTGCCATTTCTGGAAAAATCTTTCGATGCCTGTGTACTGGCGCACCAACTGGATTTCTGTCCGGATCCTCACACACTGTTACGGGAAGTGGATCGGGTGCTGGTTGATGACGGATACTTACTGATCAGCGGTTACAATCCGTTGAGTCTGCACGGATTGCGAGGTCTCCTCCCCTGGAACCGCAAGCGGGCACCCTGGTCGGGGCGGATGTTCATGCCGATGCGTGTGAAAGACTGGCTGGGCGTGCTGAATTACGAAGTGGTGTTTCACGAAAACCTTGCCATTTTGCCCCCGACACGCTCTCCGGCTTTCTCTGCATGGGCGGAAAGCATGTTATCCGGTTCACTCTCCGGGGTTGGCGGCATTTATCTGATCGTTGCAAGAAAGCGGACGTTTCCGCTCAAACCGATTAAACCCAGCTGGAAACTGCGCCGGCAACTGACGCCAATCTCAGTCAATTGCCGGACGCAGGCTAGTGAAAAGCGCCGGGGGTAA
- a CDS encoding YIP1 family protein, with protein sequence MTAPTNPFIALLDTFRSPVDCFTAVHQRPKWALLPYLLLILAPFGLWGAYFNQVDLAWLQETLRSQLPMMSEENQLQWLTKEVLLAGEVFGDIFGRTANLLMLALWLNLATKSSQMPQSFGKWLAASCFIMLPSLIGDIASYLNILFNPENILPNAADLNSLNAFLQLPMGHPWAAFAASIPLLMPWYIALTYIAVSVWCGIERAKAIVIAALPWLLVVIVWPLLIWSA encoded by the coding sequence ATGACGGCACCAACCAATCCATTCATTGCACTTCTGGATACATTCCGCTCCCCCGTGGATTGTTTTACCGCAGTTCATCAGCGCCCGAAATGGGCGCTATTGCCTTATCTGCTGCTGATATTGGCCCCATTCGGCTTATGGGGAGCTTACTTCAATCAAGTCGATTTGGCCTGGCTGCAAGAAACACTCCGCAGTCAATTACCCATGATGTCAGAAGAGAATCAGCTGCAATGGCTGACCAAAGAAGTCTTACTGGCTGGTGAAGTCTTTGGCGATATCTTTGGCCGCACGGCTAACCTCTTGATGCTGGCCCTTTGGCTGAACCTGGCCACCAAAAGCAGCCAGATGCCGCAAAGTTTTGGCAAGTGGCTCGCCGCAAGCTGTTTTATCATGCTTCCCAGCCTAATCGGTGATATCGCCAGCTATCTCAACATTCTGTTTAATCCAGAGAACATCCTGCCGAATGCTGCGGATCTGAACAGCCTTAATGCTTTCCTTCAATTACCAATGGGACATCCATGGGCTGCATTTGCCGCCAGTATTCCTTTGCTGATGCCCTGGTATATCGCACTCACCTATATCGCCGTGAGTGTCTGGTGTGGGATTGAGCGCGCGAAGGCCATCGTCATCGCCGCCCTGCCGTGGCTCCTGGTTGTAATTGTCTGGCCATTACTTATTTGGTCAGCCTGA
- the rnhA gene encoding ribonuclease HI: MTKQVEIFTDGSCLGNPGPGGYGTLLRYKGHVKELNDGFFMTTNNRMELLAAIVGLASLKESCIVDLTTDSQYVRQGITQWIHNWKKRGWKTADKKPVKNADLWQRLDTETQRHQVRWHWVKGHAGHPENERCDELARQAAESPTQDDTGYQEA; encoded by the coding sequence ATGACCAAACAGGTAGAGATTTTCACCGATGGTTCTTGCCTCGGAAATCCGGGACCCGGTGGATACGGTACCCTTTTACGGTACAAAGGCCATGTGAAAGAGCTGAATGATGGCTTTTTTATGACCACAAACAATCGCATGGAATTACTGGCCGCTATTGTCGGACTGGCATCTCTGAAAGAGTCGTGCATTGTCGATCTGACCACAGACAGCCAGTACGTCCGTCAGGGGATCACACAGTGGATTCATAACTGGAAAAAACGTGGCTGGAAAACAGCCGACAAAAAACCCGTGAAGAATGCCGATTTATGGCAACGGCTGGACACCGAAACCCAGCGCCATCAGGTTCGCTGGCACTGGGTGAAAGGCCACGCCGGACATCCTGAAAATGAACGTTGTGATGAATTGGCACGCCAGGCCGCAGAATCGCCGACTCAGGATGATACAGGCTATCAGGAAGCCTGA
- a CDS encoding endonuclease/exonuclease/phosphatase family protein: MLKRLLVVIVLILLFAGGGTYYSFDIPEQAQVTATVQGKQYSIQCLDAKPKATIDRNGKLQVTVWNIYKQQRDNWQSALETFSADSDLVLIQEAKLSESFSNYLAQSPWQVTMANAFAFLDTPAGVMNLSRQEAAQTCAYLAVEPWLRIPKSALLARYPLSNGQQLTVVNLHGINFAWGLEEYRAQFEALSEQLNEAQGPILLAGDFNTWREERMAVVNYFIAQLGLHEATLEKDLRTRVLGWPLDHLFYRGMVLETAKAPATDASDHHPIIARFRLTK; this comes from the coding sequence ATGTTGAAAAGACTCCTTGTTGTTATCGTGTTGATTCTGCTCTTTGCCGGAGGCGGAACCTATTACTCTTTTGATATTCCTGAGCAGGCGCAGGTAACAGCTACGGTGCAGGGGAAGCAATACAGTATTCAATGCCTTGATGCGAAGCCGAAAGCGACAATTGACCGGAATGGAAAACTTCAGGTCACTGTCTGGAATATTTACAAACAACAACGTGACAACTGGCAGTCCGCTCTGGAAACATTCAGCGCAGACAGCGATCTGGTCTTGATTCAGGAAGCCAAGTTGAGTGAGTCATTCAGCAATTATCTGGCGCAGAGCCCATGGCAGGTCACGATGGCAAATGCGTTTGCTTTTCTGGATACACCTGCGGGCGTGATGAATCTTTCCCGGCAAGAGGCGGCACAAACCTGTGCGTATCTTGCGGTTGAACCCTGGCTGCGAATTCCTAAATCCGCGCTGCTCGCCAGATATCCGTTGAGCAATGGACAACAGTTAACCGTGGTCAATCTGCATGGAATTAATTTCGCATGGGGCCTTGAGGAATACCGTGCGCAGTTTGAAGCTTTGTCTGAACAGCTCAACGAAGCGCAAGGGCCAATTTTATTGGCTGGCGATTTTAATACATGGCGGGAGGAGCGGATGGCCGTTGTCAATTACTTCATAGCGCAGCTGGGTCTGCATGAAGCCACATTGGAAAAAGATTTGCGCACCCGTGTTTTGGGCTGGCCGTTGGATCATTTGTTTTATCGTGGCATGGTTCTGGAAACGGCAAAGGCGCCTGCTACAGACGCCTCTGATCATCATCCGATTATTGCACGGTTCAGGCTGACCAAATAA
- a CDS encoding helix-turn-helix domain-containing protein — MSKYCRELKCVIAKQCLSGVPSGLLSKQHSISSRQIRYWTQVFAIHGTDSFLPTAHTSTAEAKLQALNLMWTNGWSLTHTSAVLNLSTPGILSVWLKRYKEQGIKGLKPHAIGRPPMKQQPQRTTKSDDEMTLEELKDELAYLRAENAVLKKLEELEQEKRRQTKKKRQ; from the coding sequence ATGTCCAAATATTGCCGCGAATTGAAGTGCGTCATTGCTAAGCAGTGCTTGAGTGGCGTGCCATCCGGTCTTTTATCCAAGCAACATTCCATCTCTTCTAGGCAAATAAGGTACTGGACTCAAGTCTTTGCTATTCACGGTACTGATTCATTTTTACCAACAGCTCATACATCAACGGCTGAAGCTAAGCTCCAAGCATTAAATTTAATGTGGACGAATGGCTGGTCTCTGACGCACACTAGTGCAGTCTTAAATCTCTCTACCCCTGGGATACTATCTGTTTGGCTCAAAAGATATAAAGAGCAAGGTATCAAAGGGCTTAAGCCTCACGCAATAGGAAGGCCACCCATGAAGCAGCAACCTCAACGTACGACCAAATCAGATGATGAAATGACGCTTGAGGAGCTAAAAGATGAGTTAGCCTACTTGAGAGCAGAGAATGCTGTCCTAAAAAAGTTGGAGGAGTTAGAGCAGGAAAAGCGCCGTCAAACAAAGAAAAAACGGCAATAG
- a CDS encoding LysM peptidoglycan-binding domain-containing protein produces the protein MKSRFFLASALLLAGCQITENSQQETVATNQESAGTTQNNKNEVPGNTPASATATLAPAAEQLIPPPAPVISPQEQDDVWQRIALQLQLDTPNNKQINYYRNWYLKHPGHLTIVASRAEPFLYHITEAVEKRGMPLELALLPIVESSFDQFAYSHGRAAGLWQIIPGTGRQFGLEQNWWYDGRRDVVQSTEAALDLLAYLNRRFDGNWLHALAAYNTGEGRVFRAIRANKKAGKPTDFWSLDLPRETSGYVPKLLAVADIIKNQRKYGVDVPFIANEPAVQTVDPKTQMDLAMAAKYAGLSLSELKALNPAYNQWATAPDNQTHLLLPADKVDTFNQAFENSGRQGMKVIRYQIQTGDSLSVLAKKHHTTVDLIQRANKISGSGIRAGKHILIPVALNGENAFPSLTSQVRSQAKHGGGYRTIYKVESGDSLWTIAKKQNVSIKELMKWNGLKKSATLRVGQKLNVWKTSKNGGVIRTVYYEVRSGDNLSVIADKFKVKLADVIKWNQLNNQKYLKPGQKLKLYVDVTKVSV, from the coding sequence ATGAAATCCCGATTTTTTTTAGCAAGTGCACTGCTGCTGGCTGGTTGCCAGATCACAGAAAACTCACAACAAGAAACTGTGGCAACCAATCAAGAAAGTGCAGGCACAACGCAAAACAACAAAAATGAAGTTCCGGGCAACACTCCGGCCAGCGCGACAGCGACTCTGGCTCCAGCAGCAGAACAGCTGATTCCTCCCCCGGCACCTGTCATCAGCCCGCAAGAACAAGATGACGTCTGGCAACGCATTGCTCTGCAACTTCAGTTAGACACCCCAAACAACAAGCAAATTAACTACTACCGGAACTGGTACTTAAAACATCCAGGCCACCTGACCATTGTGGCATCCCGTGCCGAACCTTTCCTTTATCACATCACTGAAGCGGTCGAAAAACGTGGCATGCCACTGGAACTGGCGCTTCTGCCGATAGTTGAAAGCTCATTTGATCAGTTTGCATACTCTCACGGCCGGGCAGCCGGTCTGTGGCAAATCATTCCTGGAACCGGCCGACAGTTTGGCCTTGAGCAAAACTGGTGGTACGACGGCCGCCGCGACGTGGTTCAGTCGACCGAAGCCGCTCTGGATTTGCTCGCCTACCTGAACCGCCGTTTCGATGGCAACTGGCTCCATGCACTGGCTGCTTACAACACCGGGGAAGGCCGTGTTTTCCGGGCCATTCGTGCAAACAAAAAAGCCGGTAAACCAACAGACTTCTGGTCACTTGATTTACCAAGGGAAACCAGTGGTTATGTCCCCAAACTGCTGGCCGTTGCGGATATCATTAAAAACCAGCGTAAATATGGGGTTGATGTCCCTTTCATCGCCAATGAACCCGCCGTTCAGACCGTCGATCCAAAAACCCAGATGGATCTGGCAATGGCAGCAAAGTACGCCGGCCTTTCGCTCTCTGAACTGAAAGCCCTGAATCCAGCCTACAACCAATGGGCGACAGCTCCGGACAACCAAACACATTTACTGCTTCCGGCAGATAAAGTCGATACGTTCAACCAGGCCTTTGAAAACAGTGGCCGCCAAGGCATGAAAGTCATTCGCTACCAGATTCAAACCGGGGACAGCCTGAGTGTTCTGGCGAAAAAACACCACACGACTGTTGATTTGATCCAGCGAGCAAACAAAATTTCCGGTTCAGGCATTCGTGCGGGCAAACACATCCTGATCCCAGTTGCATTAAACGGAGAAAACGCATTTCCGAGCCTGACCAGTCAAGTTCGCTCACAAGCCAAACACGGAGGCGGCTACCGCACGATTTACAAAGTCGAATCGGGTGACAGTCTCTGGACGATTGCGAAGAAGCAAAATGTCAGCATCAAAGAACTGATGAAATGGAACGGATTGAAGAAAAGCGCCACACTTCGGGTTGGTCAGAAACTGAACGTCTGGAAAACCAGCAAGAATGGCGGTGTCATTCGTACCGTCTATTATGAAGTTCGCTCAGGCGATAATCTAAGTGTGATCGCAGACAAATTTAAGGTGAAGCTGGCTGATGTGATTAAATGGAATCAACTCAACAACCAGAAATACTTGAAGCCGGGCCAGAAACTAAAACTCTATGTGGATGTGACGAAGGTAAGCGTATGA
- the gloB gene encoding hydroxyacylglutathione hydrolase, with protein sequence MLTMKSIPAFHDNYIWLIQGPDNRCVVVDPGDATPVLSRLKEEALTLDAILITHHHHDHVGGISEIKRAFPNCNVVGPGDEAIPGLTQSVEDGDQVDIFGERFMVLGVPGHTAGHIAYVGDGKLFCGDTLFSAGCGRLFEGTPAQMYNSLQKLSALPDETEVFCAHEYTSSNLAFALVAEQDNPHLQRYREDVSQRRARGISTIPTTLGLEKRVNPFLRCDQPSIKKAVSNKAVNESDLETFAALRRWKDNF encoded by the coding sequence ATGCTAACAATGAAGAGCATACCTGCATTTCACGACAATTACATCTGGCTGATTCAGGGCCCGGATAATCGCTGTGTTGTCGTTGATCCGGGTGATGCCACGCCAGTACTTTCCCGGTTGAAAGAAGAAGCGCTAACCCTGGACGCCATTCTCATCACCCACCACCACCACGATCACGTGGGCGGGATCAGTGAAATCAAACGCGCCTTCCCCAACTGTAATGTCGTCGGCCCCGGCGATGAAGCCATTCCGGGCCTGACCCAGTCAGTTGAAGACGGCGATCAGGTCGATATTTTCGGCGAACGTTTCATGGTACTGGGCGTCCCCGGTCATACCGCTGGTCATATTGCCTATGTCGGTGACGGTAAACTTTTCTGCGGTGATACTTTATTTTCTGCCGGTTGCGGTCGCCTTTTCGAAGGCACACCTGCACAAATGTACAATTCCTTACAAAAATTGTCCGCCCTGCCTGATGAAACAGAAGTTTTTTGCGCACACGAATATACCAGCAGCAATCTTGCATTTGCCCTCGTTGCAGAGCAGGACAACCCGCACCTGCAGCGTTACCGTGAAGATGTCAGCCAGCGCCGTGCCAGAGGGATCAGCACCATTCCAACAACACTCGGCCTGGAAAAAAGAGTAAATCCCTTCCTGCGCTGTGATCAGCCAAGCATCAAAAAAGCTGTTTCTAATAAAGCGGTTAATGAAAGTGACCTTGAAACCTTCGCTGCCCTGCGTCGGTGGAAGGATAATTTTTGA
- a CDS encoding extracellular solute-binding protein, producing the protein MNKTLSLSALLAMTFGSSLLMAADLPADLNWQSNLHEPRFASPQAKFGGTFHTYIESFPQTFRVVGPDSNGRFRPWLLDSRPSAVTRHPDTKAWIPDIASEWAYGDDNKTVYFRINPNAKWSDGEPITSEDFTFVLTFMRSKDIVAPWYNTFYTQQIEDVIQYDERTFAVVSGEKRNAEELMLYTNMRPIPAHFYRPKKDENHDGIQDNFVRYYNFKPEPSAGPYYVDGMKKGKSITFKHVGKDWWGYSNPYYLHRYNVDKIQIKVIRDKDIARQHFEKGNLDSFWLDTPELWREKTETANFEQGYIHKFWGYNQVPIGAGGLWLNTAKPLLDQLEVRKGIALATDFDGLIEKVLRGDVVRKPNPMGIGHGDYTNAAIKAPSFDPAKAIAHFEKAGFGEIGPDGIRVNEQGQRLSFGITYSYGYLTPQIAYLKEQAKLAGLEFTLNLIDGSSAFKYVLEKKHELSFHSMGTAEIPAYWEYFHSTNANKPQNNNFTNFSTPELDRLIMAYRTEFDLEKKKVHAKQIQAIVADAGVIVPGYMRPYAREAFWRWLQIPQPAMTKSTEFLFPSGTFRDLGTYWIDESLKKETKAAMKSGKSFTPVTILEEEYKL; encoded by the coding sequence ATGAACAAGACACTAAGCCTATCTGCCCTTCTGGCAATGACGTTTGGCAGCTCACTGCTGATGGCAGCCGACTTACCGGCTGATCTGAACTGGCAATCGAATCTGCACGAACCTCGATTTGCGTCACCACAGGCGAAATTCGGTGGTACATTCCACACTTATATTGAAAGTTTTCCGCAAACTTTCCGGGTGGTGGGCCCGGATTCGAATGGTCGTTTCCGCCCCTGGTTGTTAGACAGTCGTCCGTCTGCGGTGACCCGCCATCCTGACACCAAAGCCTGGATCCCGGATATTGCTTCGGAATGGGCCTATGGCGACGACAATAAAACGGTGTATTTCCGGATTAACCCGAATGCAAAATGGTCTGATGGTGAGCCGATCACGTCTGAAGATTTTACATTTGTGCTGACCTTCATGCGTTCCAAGGACATTGTCGCGCCTTGGTATAACACCTTTTATACCCAGCAGATTGAGGACGTGATTCAGTACGATGAACGCACATTTGCTGTTGTCTCCGGAGAAAAGCGTAACGCTGAAGAGCTGATGTTGTATACCAACATGCGACCAATTCCGGCGCATTTCTACCGCCCGAAAAAAGATGAAAATCACGACGGCATTCAGGATAACTTTGTCCGTTATTACAACTTTAAACCTGAGCCATCTGCAGGACCTTATTATGTTGATGGCATGAAGAAAGGGAAGTCCATCACCTTCAAACATGTCGGTAAAGATTGGTGGGGGTACAGCAACCCGTATTATCTGCATCGGTACAATGTCGATAAAATCCAAATCAAAGTGATTCGTGACAAAGACATTGCCCGCCAGCATTTTGAGAAAGGCAATCTGGATTCATTCTGGCTCGATACCCCGGAGCTGTGGCGTGAGAAAACCGAAACCGCGAACTTTGAGCAAGGCTACATCCACAAATTCTGGGGATACAACCAGGTGCCTATTGGGGCCGGGGGGCTCTGGCTCAACACTGCAAAACCTCTGCTGGATCAGTTGGAAGTCCGCAAAGGGATTGCCCTGGCGACGGATTTCGATGGTCTGATCGAGAAAGTGTTACGCGGCGATGTCGTGCGTAAGCCGAATCCGATGGGCATTGGTCACGGTGACTACACCAATGCAGCCATCAAAGCTCCGTCCTTTGATCCGGCGAAGGCCATTGCGCACTTTGAAAAAGCTGGCTTTGGCGAGATCGGGCCGGACGGGATTCGTGTGAATGAACAAGGGCAACGCCTGTCGTTCGGGATAACTTATAGCTATGGCTATTTAACGCCGCAAATTGCTTACCTGAAAGAGCAGGCGAAGCTGGCTGGCCTGGAATTCACCCTGAACCTGATTGATGGGTCTTCAGCCTTTAAGTATGTGCTGGAGAAAAAGCATGAATTGTCGTTCCATTCAATGGGGACCGCTGAAATTCCGGCTTACTGGGAATATTTCCATTCCACCAATGCGAACAAGCCGCAGAACAACAACTTCACGAACTTCAGCACGCCTGAACTGGATCGCCTGATCATGGCATATCGGACAGAGTTTGATCTGGAGAAGAAGAAAGTCCATGCCAAGCAGATTCAAGCCATTGTTGCTGACGCTGGCGTGATTGTACCCGGTTATATGCGTCCTTATGCAAGGGAAGCTTTTTGGCGTTGGTTACAGATCCCGCAGCCTGCCATGACAAAATCAACTGAGTTTTTGTTTCCGTCCGGCACATTCCGTGATCTGGGCACTTACTGGATTGATGAAAGCCTTAAAAAAGAAACCAAGGCCGCGATGAAATCGGGTAAAAGCTTCACGCCTGTGACCATTCTGGAAGAGGAATATAAGCTCTGA
- a CDS encoding IS3 family transposase, protein MALTLRNTHSLKDLLQALQLARSAFYYQMQASKRPDSYANERELITSIYHEHKGRYGYRRIHLELRKQGIILNHKTVQRLMAQLELKSIVRPKKYRAYRGESGKVAPNVLERDFTATKPDEKWVTDVTEFKVKEQRVYLSPVVDLFTQEVVAYKVDKNARLSLVTDMLTEAISKLARNAKPIIHSDQGWQYRHRTYQQTVAARGLTQSMSRKGNCLDNAIAENFFALLKTEMYHNQHFEDANDLIEKIQEYIEYYNTKRIKVKLKGLTPIEYRKQALQAV, encoded by the coding sequence ATAGCTCTAACTCTAAGAAACACGCACTCCTTAAAAGACCTACTCCAAGCTCTCCAGCTTGCGAGAAGTGCATTCTATTACCAGATGCAAGCCAGTAAGCGACCTGATAGCTATGCGAATGAACGGGAGCTGATAACGTCAATTTATCATGAACATAAGGGACGATATGGCTATCGCCGCATTCACTTAGAGCTGAGAAAGCAAGGCATCATACTGAACCACAAGACCGTACAGCGGCTTATGGCTCAACTTGAACTGAAATCGATAGTCAGGCCGAAGAAATACCGCGCTTACCGAGGCGAGTCTGGAAAAGTTGCTCCTAATGTACTTGAAAGAGATTTTACGGCGACCAAGCCAGATGAGAAATGGGTAACTGACGTTACGGAGTTCAAAGTCAAAGAGCAGAGAGTTTACCTATCACCCGTGGTTGACTTGTTTACTCAAGAAGTCGTTGCTTATAAGGTTGATAAGAATGCACGCTTGTCGCTCGTTACTGACATGTTGACGGAAGCGATCTCGAAGCTAGCTCGAAACGCAAAGCCAATCATACATAGCGATCAAGGTTGGCAGTATCGTCACCGGACATACCAGCAGACAGTGGCTGCCAGAGGGTTAACGCAAAGTATGTCGAGAAAAGGTAACTGCTTAGACAACGCCATCGCTGAGAACTTCTTTGCCCTGCTCAAAACCGAGATGTACCATAACCAGCACTTTGAAGACGCAAATGATCTCATAGAGAAAATCCAAGAATATATTGAGTATTACAATACCAAACGCATCAAGGTGAAACTAAAAGGCCTGACACCGATAGAATATCGGAAGCAGGCCTTACAAGCCGTTTAA
- a CDS encoding ABC transporter ATP-binding protein, whose protein sequence is MNHHEIILRVQDLETEFSTDDGKVKVLHGVSFDVKKGRTLGLVGESGSGKSVTAMSILGLLPQPYGRVTQGKVLYRDTDLLGLSPNEMYAMRGNRISMIFQDPMTALNPVQTIGKQLNEVLALHRPELSKKERSQYSLEMLKKVQIPLAEKRLHEYPHNLSGGMRQRVMIAMALACKPDVLICDEPTTALDVTIQAEILKLMKLLQAETGMAMIFITHDLGVVAEICDDVAVMYGGKVLETADVFELFDSPQHPYTKRLMGLMPGLDRPGKQLIPFEPIDPSLFPEFKES, encoded by the coding sequence ATGAATCATCATGAAATCATCCTGCGTGTGCAGGATCTGGAAACTGAATTCAGCACCGATGATGGCAAAGTCAAAGTGCTCCACGGTGTGTCATTCGATGTGAAAAAAGGAAGGACGCTCGGGCTGGTGGGGGAGTCCGGTTCGGGTAAGAGTGTCACCGCCATGTCGATCCTGGGGCTGCTTCCGCAGCCCTATGGGCGGGTCACTCAAGGTAAAGTGCTCTATCGGGATACAGATTTACTGGGACTGTCTCCTAACGAAATGTATGCCATGCGCGGCAATCGTATTTCCATGATTTTCCAGGATCCGATGACGGCACTGAATCCGGTCCAGACGATTGGCAAGCAATTGAATGAAGTGCTGGCGTTGCATCGTCCGGAACTCAGTAAGAAAGAACGCAGTCAGTACTCTCTGGAGATGCTGAAGAAAGTGCAGATCCCTCTGGCGGAAAAGCGTTTGCATGAGTATCCGCATAATCTGTCTGGCGGGATGCGTCAGCGTGTCATGATTGCAATGGCGTTGGCCTGTAAGCCGGATGTTCTGATATGCGATGAGCCCACGACCGCACTGGACGTCACGATTCAGGCTGAAATCCTGAAATTAATGAAGTTACTTCAGGCTGAAACGGGCATGGCGATGATTTTCATCACCCATGATTTAGGGGTCGTGGCTGAAATCTGTGATGATGTTGCGGTGATGTATGGCGGCAAAGTGCTGGAAACAGCCGATGTGTTTGAACTGTTTGACAGCCCACAGCATCCATATACCAAACGATTGATGGGATTGATGCCGGGTCTGGACAGGCCCGGAAAGCAACTGATTCCATTTGAGCCCATTGACCCGAGCCTGTTTCCTGAATTCAAAGAAAGCTGA